One window from the genome of Trichoplusia ni isolate ovarian cell line Hi5 chromosome 13, tn1, whole genome shotgun sequence encodes:
- the LOC113500228 gene encoding uncharacterized protein LOC113500228: METRSKRKRIGPLPGGDRRGTPGADAGCLSMRTVSGEELSRRAPTDKDTTADPFDEIDRLTDRTNSPIEPFSPSTVSYTPSLSSSPISNTAIPTPTLNVAREVNTFLPASTKAGKPRVRMRWSKEVNLFIMRTYYYITKLETDMTIYRKLLHELFSQKYPEINVSEQRISDQRRTIVRNKLIPQVELDRLKEEVRAQLEENTNANTLSDVQNQDVNVFSHDPFSQHLINTQTQNNLATDIGTQTESLTITIENDIHTLAEPDPLPDSWTAKILEKFRTTLVLYSGMDPESRPRLPKLKYNPKLVQLVSVFNNNILGNIISEDTQLIDLNSIIYCTALAISEELGYKITDYLGNTRSKHHNKPAWQVRLERDIEKLRADCGRLTQFINNNRSRKVIKRVEAIFKSRITHTRHEDNNRKPEEFLDTLKQKLALKVHRLKRYKKAQQRKNDNIVFSNNEKMFYRNLLKPQAETISQSNLELPTKESLETFWSRIWEEQVQFNENAEWINEEEAKWLAIEEMSFAEVTETDVLNVTSRLHNWKSPGVDKIHNYWYKKLVSIHGSLAKNLTDIVLGKQIIPDFLATGVTYMLPKGKHSAEPSQYRPITCLPTVYKILTSVITLKINSHIEQHNIIAEEQKGCRRNHMGCKEQLIIDSVIHKHASTKSRNLHCTYIDYQKAFDSIPHSWLIKILQIYRINSKLIEFLSSIMTRWKTTLQLNYNRDTIISRQISIRKGIYQGDSLSPLWFCLALNPLSSMLHRSRVGYCLRHDTYDVVISHLIYMDDIKLYSKSETDMKKLIDTTTLFSKDINMQFGLDKCKTLHIVRGKIKPGDYLVNGADCITAMEPTDLYKHKKWIPGRERYYTAGTLMILNNPM; the protein is encoded by the exons ATGGAGACTCGTTCAAAGAGGAAACGTATAGGACCGCTGCCCGGGGGCGATCGCCGGGGCACACCTGGAGCTGACGCTGGGTGTCTCAGCATGCGAACCGTCAGCGGTGAGGAGTTGAGCAGGCGGGCTCCCACCGATAAGGATACTACAGCCGATCCCTTTGACGAAATTGACCGACTGACAGACAGGACAAATAGTCCAATAGAACCATTTAGCCCTAGTACAGTATCTTACACACCCTCTTTGTCATCTTCACCTATTAGTAATACAGCTATCCCTACGCCTACCTTGAATGTTGCGCGGGAGGTGAATACCTTTTTGCCCGCGTCCACCAAGGCTGGCAAACCTAGAGTACGCATGAGATGGAGTAAAGAAGTGAACCTTTTTATCATGCGTACGTACTATTACATAACGAAATTAGAAACAGACATGACCATTTACCGTAAGCTACTTCACGAACTTTTCTCACAAAAATACCCGGAAATTAACGTATCTGAACAGAGAATCTCAGACCAAAGAAGAACAATAgttagaaataaattgataccCCAAGTAGAGTTAGATAGGCTTAAAGAAGAGGTCCGAGCGCAATTAGAAGAAAATACTAATGCTAATACATTATCAGATGTTCAAAATCAAgatgtaaatgttttttcacACGACCCGTTTAGTCAACACCTCATAAACACTCAAACCCAAAATAATTTAGCAACAGATATTGGTACACAGACAGAATCCTTAACAATAACTATAGAAAACGATATACATACCTTGGCTGAACCTGATCCATTACCAGACTCATGGACTGCGAAAATACTAGAAAAGTTTAGAACAACCCTAGTACTTTACTCTGGAATGGATCCAGAGTCCCGGCCAAGGTTACCTAAACTTAAATACAATCCCAAACTTGTTCAATTAGTGTcagtatttaacaataatatattaggtaACATAATTTCGGAGGATACTCAATTGATAGATTTAAATTCAATCATATACTGCACAGCTCTTGCAATTTCTGAAGAATTAGGTTATAAAATAACCGATTACTTAGGAAATACTAGATCAAAGCATCATAATAAACCGGCGTGGCAAGTTAGATTAGAGAGGGACATAGAGAAGCTGAGAGCAGATTGTGGTAGGCTAAcacagtttattaataataatagatcaaggaaagttattaaaagagtagaagcaatatttaaaagtaggaTAACACATACCAGACATGAAGATAATAATAGGAAACCGGAAGAATTTTTAGATACTTTGAAACAGAAACTTGCGCTTAAAGTCCATAGAttaaagagatacaaaaaagCACAGCAGCGTAAGAATGataatatagtatttagtaataatgaaaaaatgttttatagaaatttattaaaaccacaAGCAGAGACTATCTCTCAGAGTAATCTCGAGTTGCCAACGAAAGAGTCGCTGGAAACATTTTGGTCTAGAATATGGGAAGAGCAAGTACAGTTTAACGAAAACGCAGAGTGGATTAATGAAGAGGAGGCTAAGTGGCTTGCGATAGAAGAAATGAGTTTTGCTGAGGTTACCGAAacagatgttttaaatgttacaagtaGGCTTCATAATTGGAAATCCCCAGGGGTTGACAAAATACATAACTATTGGTATAAGAAATTAGTTTCAATACACGGAAGTTTAGCAAAGAATTTAACAGATATAGTATTAGGAAAACAGATAATACCGGATTTTTTAGCAACAGGAGTAACATATATGCTACCAAAAGGTAAACACTCAGCAGAACCTTCGCAATATAGACCGATTACTTGCCTTCCcacagtttataaaatattaacttcagtaattactttaaaaattaacagtCATATTGAACAACACAATATTATAGCAGAGGAACAAAAGGGGTGTAGGCGGAACCATATGGGATGTAAGGAACAGTTGATCATCGACTCCGTAATCCATAAACATGCATCTACAAAAAGTAGGAATCTTCATTGTACTTATATAGATTACCAGAAAGCTTTTGACAGTATTCCCCACTCTtggctaattaaaattttacagatCTATAGAATTAACTCTAAACTTATAGAATTCTTAAGCAGTATAATGACTCGATGGAAAActacattacaattaaattataaccGCGACACCATTATTAGCAGGCAAATATCTATTCGGAAAGGTATCTACCAAGGTGACTCCTTGAGTCCCCTATGGTTCTGTCTCGCGCTGAACCCTTTGTCCTCTATGTTACATCGAAGCCGGGTTGGGTATTGCCTCAGACATGATACATATGACGTTGTTATCTCACATCTAATTTATATGGATGacattaaattgtattcaaaatctGAAACAGAtatgaaaaaattaatagataccACAACATTATTTAGCAAAGATATTAACATGCAGTTTGGTTTAGATAAGTGTAAAACACTACATATTGTAAGAGGCAAGATCAAACCCGGTGACTATCTAGTTAACGGTGCCGATTGTATAACCGCCATGGAGCCTACggatttatataa ACACAAAAAATGGATACCTGGAAGAGAAAGGTATTACACGGCAGGCACCCTCATGATCTTGAACAACCCCATGTAG